From Herbaspirillum sp. WKF16:
TGCTCGACTCCAAGAAGGGCCAACAGCTGGCCAACGAATGCAAGAACGCCGAGCAGCAACAGGCATCGGCGGCCGCACCGGTAGTGGCGGCGGCGCCGAAGAACTGAGCGGTTCCTCAAGGAATCGCGCATCAGGACGTAACACAGGACGTACCACAGAATCAGGCAGCACCCAGCAGTTTGAACATTGCAACGCAAACCGGATTCGACTAGCTAACATCACTAATTGCCACTAAGGAGAAGAGGCCATGTCTCGCAACACATTGAACACCCTAAAGGAATTCAAGATTTCCGGTTCCAAGAAAGGCAAGTTCTACTCCCTGCCCGCGCTGCAAAAGTCGCTGGGTGTGAATATCTCGCGCCTGCCGGTTTCCATCCGCGTGGTGCTGGAATCGGTTCTGCGCAACTGCGACGGCCAGAAGGTCACCGAAGAACACGTCAAGCAACTGGCCGGCTGGGGCGCCAAGGCCGCCCGCGTCGATGAGATCCCGTTCGTGGTCGCCCGCGTGGTGCTGCAGGACTTCACCGGCGTTCCGCTGCTGGCCGACCTGGCCGCGATGCGCAACGTCGCCAGCAAGCTGGGCAAGAACCCCAAGAACATCGAACCGCTGGTCCCGGTGGACCTGGTAGTCGACCACTCGGTGCAGATCGACCACTTCCGCGAGAAGAAGGCGCTGGACCTGAACATGAAGCTGGAATTCTCGCGCAACAACGAGCGCTACCAATTCATGAAGTGGGGCATGCAGGCATTCGACACCTTCGGCGTCGTGCCCCCGGGCTTCGGCATCGTCCACCAGGTCAACCTTGAGTACCTGGCGCGCGGCGTGCACAACAAGACTGGCGTGTACTATCCCGACACCCTGGTGGGCACCGACTCCCACACCACCATGATCAACGGCATCGGCGTGGTCGGCTGGGGCGTGGGCGGCATCGAGGCGGAAGCCGGCATGCTGGGCCAGCCGGTCTACTTCCTGACCCCTGACGTGGTCGGCGTGAACCTGACCGGCGCGCTGCGCGAAGGCGTCACCGCCACCGACCTGGTGCTGACCATCACCGAACTGCTGCGCAAGACCAAGGTCGTGGGCAAGTTCGTCGAATTCTTCGGCGAAGGCACCGAGTCGCTGTCGCTGACCGACCGCGCCACCATCGCCAACATGGCCCCGGAATACGGCGCCACCATGGGCTTCTTCCCGGTTGACGACGCCACCATCGAATACTTCAAGGGCACCGGCCGCACCAAGGCCGAGATCGATGCCTTCGAAGCCTACTTCAAGGCGCAGGAACTGTACGGCGTGCCCAAGGCAGGCCAGATCGACTACACCCAGGAAGTCTCGCTGGACCTGGGCTCGGTGACGCCGTCGCTGGCAGGCCCCAAGCGTCCCCAGGACCGTATCGAAATCGGCAGCGTCAAGTCGAACTTCACCGACCTGTTCACCAAGCCGACCGCTGAAAACGGCTTCAACAAGAAGGCCGAAGACCTGACCGCGACCTACAAGAACGCCGACGGTGTGGACATGCACAACGGCGACGTGCTGATCGCCGCCATCACGTCGTGCACCAACACCTCCAACCCGAGCGTGCTGCTGGCCGCGGGCCTGCTGGCCAAGAAGGCGGTGGAAGCCGGCCTGAAGGTCGCGCCGCACATCAAGACCTCGCTGGCCCCTGGCTCGCGCGTGGTGACCAAGTACCTGGAAGCCGCCGGCCTGCTGCCCTACCTGGAAAAGCTGGGCTTCGGCGTGACCGCCTACGGTTGCACCACTTGCATCGGCAACGCCGGCGACCTGACCGCGGCCATGAACGAAACCATCGTCAAGAACGACGTGGTGGCGGCTGCCGTGCTGTCGGGCAACCGCAACTTCGAAGCGCGTATTCACCCGAACATCCGCGCCAACTTCCTGGCATCGCCTCCGCTGGTCGTGGCCTACGCCATCGCCGGCAACGTCACCCGCGACCTGATGACCGAACCGGTCGGCAAGGGCCGTGGCGGCAAGGACATCTACTTGGGCGACATCTGGCCGACCTCGCAGGAGATCGAAAAGCTGCTCAAGTTCGCGATGAACGCCAAGACCTTCAAGGAGAACTACGCCGACGTCAAGGGCGCTCCGGGCAAGCTGTGGGAAGCCATCAAGGGCGTCGCCAAGGGCGAGGTCTACAACTGGCCGTCGTCGACCTACATCGCCGAGCCGCCGTTCTTCGAGAACTTCACCGAAGTGCCGAAGATCACGTCGGCCGGCATCACCGGCGCCCGCGCGCTGGGCGTGTTCGGCGATTCGATCACCACCGACCACATCTCCCCGGCCGGTTCGATCAAGGAATCCAGCCCGGCCGGCAAGTGGCTGCAAGCCAATGGCGTCCTGAAGGCGGACTTCAACTCCTACGGTTCGCGTCGCGGCAACCACGAGATCATGATGCGCGGCACCTTCGCCAACGTGCGCATCAAGAACCTGATGATCCCGGCCAAGCCCGACGGCTCGCGCGTTGAAGGCGGCATCACCCTGCACCAGCCGACCGGTGAAGAAATGTCGATCTACGACGCAGCGATGAAGTACGTCGCAGCAGAAACCCCGACCATGGTCTTCGGCGGCGAAGAGTACGGTACCGGCTCCTCGCGCGACTGGGCCGCCAAGGGCACCCAGCTGCTGGGCGTGAAGGCCGTGATCGCCCGTTCGTTCGAGCGCATCCACCGTTCCAACCTGGTCGGCATGGGCGTGCTGCCGCTACAGTTCAAGGGCAACGACAGCGTGCAGACGCTGGGCATCACCGGCGACGAAACCTTCGACCTGAAGGGCCTGGACGGCGAAATCAAGCCGCAACAGGACGCCACCCTGGTGATCCGTCGCAAGAACGGCGAAACCAAGGAAGTGAAGGTCCTGCTGCGCATCGATACCCCGATCGAAGTGGA
This genomic window contains:
- the acnA gene encoding aconitate hydratase AcnA, with amino-acid sequence MSRNTLNTLKEFKISGSKKGKFYSLPALQKSLGVNISRLPVSIRVVLESVLRNCDGQKVTEEHVKQLAGWGAKAARVDEIPFVVARVVLQDFTGVPLLADLAAMRNVASKLGKNPKNIEPLVPVDLVVDHSVQIDHFREKKALDLNMKLEFSRNNERYQFMKWGMQAFDTFGVVPPGFGIVHQVNLEYLARGVHNKTGVYYPDTLVGTDSHTTMINGIGVVGWGVGGIEAEAGMLGQPVYFLTPDVVGVNLTGALREGVTATDLVLTITELLRKTKVVGKFVEFFGEGTESLSLTDRATIANMAPEYGATMGFFPVDDATIEYFKGTGRTKAEIDAFEAYFKAQELYGVPKAGQIDYTQEVSLDLGSVTPSLAGPKRPQDRIEIGSVKSNFTDLFTKPTAENGFNKKAEDLTATYKNADGVDMHNGDVLIAAITSCTNTSNPSVLLAAGLLAKKAVEAGLKVAPHIKTSLAPGSRVVTKYLEAAGLLPYLEKLGFGVTAYGCTTCIGNAGDLTAAMNETIVKNDVVAAAVLSGNRNFEARIHPNIRANFLASPPLVVAYAIAGNVTRDLMTEPVGKGRGGKDIYLGDIWPTSQEIEKLLKFAMNAKTFKENYADVKGAPGKLWEAIKGVAKGEVYNWPSSTYIAEPPFFENFTEVPKITSAGITGARALGVFGDSITTDHISPAGSIKESSPAGKWLQANGVLKADFNSYGSRRGNHEIMMRGTFANVRIKNLMIPAKPDGSRVEGGITLHQPTGEEMSIYDAAMKYVAAETPTMVFGGEEYGTGSSRDWAAKGTQLLGVKAVIARSFERIHRSNLVGMGVLPLQFKGNDSVQTLGITGDETFDLKGLDGEIKPQQDATLVIRRKNGETKEVKVLLRIDTPIEVDYYKHGGILPFVLRQLLAA